The following are encoded together in the Dickeya lacustris genome:
- a CDS encoding deaminated glutathione amidase — MKVALGQFAVQRSWQDNAQTCVNLMNQAASAGADLLVLPEAVLARDNADPQWGVVNAQPINGPFVSQLLQASQSLNLYTVFTLHTPTVTGQVYNTLLVIRRAEVLAQYHKLHLYDAFSVQESRFVAPGDTLPPVVEIAGMRVGMMICYDLRFAETARHLALHGAEVLVVPAAWVKGAQKEAHWALLARTRALENTCYMVATGECGERNIGNSMVVDPMGVVIAQAAEQPELLLAELKRERIEAVRHQLPVLRHSRFKPPVLR, encoded by the coding sequence ATGAAAGTGGCATTAGGGCAATTTGCTGTGCAGCGTTCGTGGCAGGATAATGCGCAAACTTGCGTGAACCTGATGAACCAGGCGGCAAGTGCAGGTGCGGATTTGCTGGTGCTACCTGAGGCTGTGTTGGCACGAGATAATGCTGACCCGCAATGGGGTGTTGTTAATGCACAGCCAATAAATGGGCCGTTTGTCAGCCAGTTATTGCAGGCCAGCCAATCGTTGAATCTCTACACGGTTTTCACACTGCATACACCAACTGTAACAGGGCAAGTGTACAATACCTTGCTGGTGATTCGGCGTGCCGAGGTGTTGGCGCAGTATCATAAACTGCATCTGTATGATGCGTTCAGTGTGCAAGAGTCCCGTTTCGTTGCCCCTGGCGATACCTTACCGCCAGTGGTCGAGATAGCCGGAATGCGTGTTGGTATGATGATCTGTTATGACCTGCGTTTTGCCGAAACAGCGCGCCACTTGGCGCTTCATGGGGCGGAGGTGTTGGTGGTTCCCGCTGCATGGGTAAAAGGCGCTCAGAAAGAGGCTCACTGGGCGCTACTGGCCAGAACGCGGGCACTGGAAAATACCTGTTATATGGTGGCGACCGGTGAGTGTGGCGAGCGTAACATCGGTAACAGTATGGTGGTTGATCCTATGGGGGTCGTGATAGCTCAGGCCGCCGAACAGCCCGAATTATTGCTGGCGGAACTAAAACGTGAGCGTATTGAGGCCGTACGTCATCAGTTACCTGTTCTGCGTCATAGCCGTTTTAAGCCACCTGTATTACGATGA
- the crcB gene encoding fluoride efflux transporter CrcB, whose amino-acid sequence MFSTLLAVFLGGGLGSVARWQLSIRFNSLFPHVPAGTLIANLTGAFIIGAAMSYFIRQPDIPPYWKLLLTTGFCGGLTTFSTFSFEVVALLQSGEWAAALLNLFLNLAGSLLMTALAFALVGWLSTH is encoded by the coding sequence ATGTTCAGTACGTTACTTGCCGTTTTTCTTGGCGGCGGACTTGGCAGTGTAGCACGCTGGCAACTCAGCATACGTTTTAATAGCCTGTTCCCCCACGTGCCAGCCGGAACACTGATTGCCAATCTGACAGGCGCGTTCATTATCGGCGCAGCCATGAGCTATTTCATACGGCAACCCGATATCCCCCCCTATTGGAAGCTACTACTCACCACCGGTTTTTGCGGTGGCCTGACAACCTTTTCTACGTTTTCTTTTGAAGTCGTCGCGTTACTACAAAGTGGTGAATGGGCTGCGGCCTTGCTCAATTTATTCCTGAACCTTGCAGGCTCACTGCTGATGACAGCACTGGCATTTGCGTTGGTCGGTTGGTTAAGTACACACTGA
- the rsfS gene encoding ribosome silencing factor, with translation MQGQALQDFVIDKIDDLKGQDIVALDVKGKSSITDTMVICTGTSSRHVISIADHVVQQSRAAGMMPLGVEGESAADWVVVDLGDVIVHVMQEESRNLYELEKLWG, from the coding sequence TTGCAAGGTCAAGCACTCCAAGATTTCGTTATTGATAAAATTGACGATCTAAAAGGCCAGGATATCGTTGCTCTCGATGTCAAAGGAAAATCCAGTATCACAGATACCATGGTCATCTGTACCGGAACCTCCAGCCGTCACGTTATCTCCATTGCCGATCACGTGGTACAGCAATCGCGCGCAGCCGGTATGATGCCGTTAGGTGTTGAAGGCGAAAGCGCCGCTGACTGGGTGGTGGTTGATCTGGGTGACGTGATTGTTCATGTCATGCAAGAAGAAAGCCGTAATCTGTACGAACTGGAAAAACTCTGGGGTTGA
- the rlpA gene encoding endolytic peptidoglycan transglycosylase RlpA, which translates to MRKDWVWIGAIGLMLAGCSTTEQPSSPAPQTAAYNGPVEEIGGVEPRYEPYNQANMQDYSMNGKTYRIIKNPENFSESGFAAWHDHASVGSRTATGEIFDANAMAAAHPTLPIPSYVRVTNLSNGRRLVVRINDRGPYTPGRIIDLTKAAADRLNMSNNTKVKVDFISVAQDGSLSGPGTIGTRVAKQSFALPARPTLGASGLGTPMMESAQPSAAAIRPISNATLSTPPAAGSDIPTGSTATPATTNAGNGLSASGGGFLGAPKPLRSGVLEDTAPVSAAPTTPAATSFSAPARTTPASAPSNIAAGTGNIVVQVGALSDQQRAQTWLKSLNERFRVPGKVTLSNGLYRIQLGPFTTRQQAADLQQRLSSEAQQPSFITTL; encoded by the coding sequence ATGCGTAAGGATTGGGTTTGGATTGGCGCAATCGGCCTGATGTTAGCTGGCTGTTCAACGACAGAGCAACCGTCATCGCCCGCACCGCAAACCGCTGCCTATAACGGCCCGGTAGAAGAAATTGGCGGGGTGGAACCTCGCTACGAGCCATATAATCAGGCCAACATGCAAGACTACAGCATGAATGGCAAGACATACCGCATCATCAAAAATCCAGAGAACTTTAGCGAGAGCGGTTTCGCTGCCTGGCATGACCATGCCTCCGTCGGCAGCCGCACGGCAACCGGTGAAATATTTGATGCCAACGCGATGGCGGCTGCCCACCCAACCTTACCGATTCCAAGCTATGTCCGGGTGACTAACCTCAGTAATGGCCGCAGGTTAGTGGTTCGTATCAACGATCGCGGCCCCTACACCCCCGGCAGAATCATCGACCTGACGAAAGCGGCGGCTGACCGCCTCAACATGTCGAATAACACCAAGGTGAAAGTAGATTTTATCAGCGTCGCCCAGGATGGCTCGCTCTCAGGCCCTGGCACTATCGGCACCCGTGTGGCCAAACAGAGCTTTGCCCTACCGGCTCGCCCCACCTTAGGCGCAAGCGGACTGGGCACCCCCATGATGGAAAGCGCGCAACCAAGCGCTGCTGCAATACGCCCCATCAGCAATGCAACGCTGAGTACGCCCCCCGCTGCTGGTAGTGATATCCCGACAGGCAGCACCGCTACCCCTGCCACCACCAACGCCGGTAACGGGCTTTCCGCTAGCGGCGGCGGTTTTCTCGGCGCGCCCAAGCCACTACGCAGCGGCGTACTTGAAGACACCGCGCCCGTGAGCGCAGCACCGACCACCCCGGCGGCAACGTCATTCTCAGCACCGGCCAGAACGACACCGGCCAGCGCGCCCAGCAATATCGCCGCTGGCACGGGAAATATCGTGGTACAAGTCGGCGCACTGAGCGATCAACAACGCGCCCAAACCTGGCTAAAAAGCCTGAATGAGCGTTTTCGCGTACCCGGCAAAGTAACGTTAAGTAACGGTTTATATCGTATCCAGCTAGGCCCGTTTACGACTCGTCAGCAAGCCGCCGATTTACAGCAACGGCTTTCCAGCGAAGCACAGCAGCCGTCTTTTATCACGACGCTGTAA
- the dacA gene encoding D-alanyl-D-alanine carboxypeptidase DacA, whose amino-acid sequence MKTVITSCFTKRIALGTLLAIGASTFAYADDINLKTMIPAVPDIDAEAYVLIDYNSGKVLAEKNADVRRNPASLTKMMTSYVIGQSIKAGKITPNDIVTIGKDAWATGNPDFQGSSLMFLKPGDRVPVYLLNKGIILQSGNDACVAMADYVAGSQDAFVNLMNSYVKALGLQNSQFKTVHGLDAEGQYSSARDMALIGQALIRDVPDEYATYKEKEFTFNNIRQMNRNGLLWDSSLTVDGIKTGHTASAGYNLVASATEGQMRLISAVLGGRTFKGREAESKKLLTWGFRFFETVAPLKTAKEFASEPVWFGDSDRVSLGVDKDVYITIPRGRMKDLKASYVLNNTELHAPLAKNQVVGSINFQLDGKVIEQRPLVVMNEVKEGGIFGRLFDYIKLMFHRWFS is encoded by the coding sequence ATGAAAACAGTAATCACGTCTTGTTTTACCAAACGTATTGCGCTCGGCACGTTGCTCGCCATCGGTGCATCCACTTTCGCCTACGCAGACGACATTAATCTGAAAACCATGATCCCTGCCGTACCGGACATTGATGCCGAAGCGTACGTCCTGATTGACTACAACTCCGGTAAAGTGCTGGCAGAGAAGAATGCCGATGTCCGGCGTAATCCCGCCAGCCTGACCAAGATGATGACCAGCTATGTGATTGGTCAATCCATCAAAGCCGGGAAAATCACGCCGAATGATATTGTCACTATCGGTAAAGATGCCTGGGCGACGGGCAACCCGGACTTTCAGGGCTCTTCCCTGATGTTCCTGAAACCCGGCGATCGCGTTCCGGTGTATTTGCTGAATAAAGGTATCATCCTGCAATCCGGTAACGATGCCTGTGTTGCCATGGCCGACTACGTAGCGGGCAGTCAGGATGCGTTCGTCAACCTGATGAACAGTTATGTCAAAGCGCTCGGCTTGCAGAACTCCCAGTTTAAAACCGTCCACGGGCTGGATGCTGAGGGGCAATACAGCTCTGCGCGCGATATGGCGCTCATCGGCCAGGCGTTGATTCGTGATGTTCCCGACGAATATGCTACCTATAAAGAAAAAGAATTTACCTTCAACAATATTCGACAGATGAACCGCAATGGCCTGCTATGGGATAGCAGCCTGACGGTCGATGGCATCAAAACCGGCCATACGGCATCTGCCGGATATAATCTGGTAGCGTCGGCAACCGAAGGGCAAATGCGGCTTATCTCTGCCGTGCTTGGCGGGCGAACCTTTAAGGGCCGTGAGGCTGAAAGCAAGAAACTGCTGACCTGGGGTTTCCGTTTCTTCGAAACCGTAGCCCCCCTTAAAACGGCAAAAGAATTTGCCTCTGAGCCGGTCTGGTTTGGTGACAGCGACAGAGTATCACTGGGCGTGGATAAAGATGTGTATATCACGATTCCTCGCGGTCGCATGAAAGATCTTAAAGCCAGCTATGTGTTAAACAATACCGAGTTACATGCGCCTCTGGCCAAGAATCAGGTCGTTGGTTCAATTAACTTCCAGTTGGATGGTAAAGTGATTGAGCAGCGCCCTTTAGTGGTGATGAACGAAGTGAAAGAAGGGGGCATTTTTGGCCGCCTGTTCGATTACATCAAGCTGATGTTCCATCGCTGGTTTAGCTAA
- the mrdB gene encoding peptidoglycan glycosyltransferase MrdB (rod shape-determining protein RodA), which produces MTDSQQKGSIWTRMHIDLPFLLCVIALLSYSVFVMWSASGQDLGMMERKIGQCILGVIVMITMAQIPPRVYEGWAPYLYIFCFILLVMVDVFGQISKGAQRWLDLGIIRFQPSEIAKIAVPLMVARFINRDMCPPSLKNTAIALVLTFAPTLLVAAQPDLGTAILICASGLFVLFLAGMSWRLIAIAAILLAAFIPVLWFFLMHDYQRARVMMLLDPETDPLGAGYHIIQSKIAIGSGGLTGKGWLQGTQSQLEFLPERHTDFIFAVLSEELGLIGVLVLLGLYLFLIMRGLVIAANAQTSFGRVMVGGLMLIFFVYVFVNMGMVSGIVPVVGVPLPLISYGGSALVVLMAGFGIVMSIHTHRKMLSKNL; this is translated from the coding sequence ATGACAGACAGTCAGCAAAAAGGCTCCATCTGGACCAGAATGCACATTGACCTGCCCTTTCTCCTGTGCGTCATCGCGCTGTTGAGTTATAGCGTGTTTGTGATGTGGAGCGCCAGCGGCCAGGATCTCGGCATGATGGAGCGTAAAATCGGCCAATGTATCCTGGGGGTTATCGTCATGATCACCATGGCGCAAATTCCCCCACGCGTCTATGAAGGCTGGGCGCCTTATCTCTACATTTTCTGCTTTATTCTGCTGGTCATGGTGGATGTATTTGGCCAAATCAGTAAGGGCGCACAGCGCTGGCTTGATCTGGGCATCATTCGTTTTCAGCCATCGGAAATTGCCAAAATCGCCGTTCCCTTGATGGTCGCGCGTTTTATTAACCGAGACATGTGCCCTCCCTCGCTGAAGAACACCGCGATTGCGCTGGTGCTCACCTTTGCGCCTACGCTGTTAGTCGCCGCCCAGCCTGACCTTGGCACCGCCATTCTCATCTGCGCATCTGGGCTGTTTGTGCTTTTCCTCGCGGGCATGAGCTGGCGCCTGATAGCGATTGCCGCCATACTGCTGGCGGCATTCATTCCGGTATTGTGGTTTTTTCTGATGCACGATTACCAGCGCGCGCGCGTGATGATGCTGCTTGACCCGGAGACCGATCCGCTCGGCGCCGGGTATCATATCATTCAGTCCAAAATCGCCATTGGCTCTGGCGGTTTAACCGGAAAAGGCTGGCTGCAAGGCACTCAGTCACAGCTAGAGTTTTTGCCTGAGCGCCATACCGACTTTATCTTTGCCGTCCTGTCAGAAGAGTTGGGGCTGATTGGTGTATTGGTTCTGCTCGGGCTGTATCTGTTTCTTATCATGCGCGGATTAGTGATCGCGGCGAATGCGCAGACGTCGTTTGGCCGGGTAATGGTTGGCGGGCTGATGCTGATCTTTTTCGTCTATGTGTTTGTTAACATGGGCATGGTGAGCGGAATTGTCCCTGTCGTCGGCGTGCCGTTACCCCTCATCAGTTACGGCGGTTCGGCGCTGGTGGTGTTGATGGCGGGTTTTGGTATCGTGATGTCGATACACACGCACCGTAAAATGTTATCGAAGAATTTATAG
- the mrdA gene encoding peptidoglycan DD-transpeptidase MrdA produces the protein MNIERKPFRDYTAEASLFVRRALVAFLVILLLSGILVFNLYHLQVLRFDDYRTRSNENRIKLVPIAPSRGIIYDRNGTPLALNRTIYQLELIPEKVSNLEETLQTLKPIVDLSDEDIENFRKERKRSRRFTSIAVKTALSEVQVASFAVNQYRFPGVEVKGYQRRYYPYGSALTHVIGYVSKINDKDLDRLDKEGNLADYAATHDIGKLGIERYYEDVLHGKPGYEEVEVNNRGRVIRQLHEQPPQAGKDIYLTLDLSLQLYIEKLLAGSRAAVIVTDPRDAGILAMVSTPSYDPNPFVDGISGKAYRSLLNDPNRPLINRATQGAYPPASTVKPYIAVSALSSGVITPYTSLFDPGWWQLPGSEKRFRDWKKWGHGRLNLTKSLEESADTFFYQVAYDMGIDRLSEWMTKFGYGRLTGIDLLEERAGIMPTREWKMKHYKKPWYQGDTIPVGIGQGYWTATPVQMMKALTTLINDGQVKTPHLLNSTLENNTQVPYRQPDHQQIGDIRSGYWEIVKDGMYGVANRQNGTAHKFFADSSYKIAAKSGTAQVFGLKENETYNANRIAERLRDHKLMVAFAPYNNPKVAMSIILENGGAGPAVGTIVRQILDHIILGDNNTSLPDAPPSPPGSETE, from the coding sequence ATGAACATAGAGCGTAAACCCTTTCGTGACTACACCGCCGAAGCGTCCCTGTTTGTACGCCGGGCGCTGGTGGCATTTTTGGTCATTTTACTGTTAAGTGGCATTTTGGTTTTTAACCTTTACCACTTGCAGGTTTTACGTTTTGACGACTATCGCACCCGTTCTAATGAAAACCGCATTAAACTGGTGCCGATTGCTCCTAGCCGTGGGATTATTTATGACCGCAACGGCACGCCATTAGCGCTGAATCGCACCATCTATCAGTTAGAGTTAATTCCTGAGAAAGTCAGCAATCTGGAAGAAACGCTACAGACCCTCAAACCGATTGTTGATTTGAGCGATGAAGATATCGAAAACTTCCGCAAGGAGCGCAAACGCTCGCGGCGGTTTACCTCAATCGCTGTCAAAACAGCCCTGAGCGAGGTTCAGGTAGCCAGTTTTGCCGTTAATCAATACCGCTTTCCCGGTGTTGAGGTGAAAGGTTATCAGCGCCGCTACTATCCTTACGGTTCCGCACTGACACACGTTATCGGTTATGTCTCCAAAATCAACGATAAAGATCTGGACAGGCTAGATAAAGAAGGCAATCTCGCGGATTATGCCGCCACCCATGACATCGGCAAACTCGGTATTGAGCGTTATTACGAAGACGTGCTGCACGGTAAACCGGGTTATGAAGAGGTGGAGGTCAATAACCGTGGCCGGGTGATTCGCCAGCTGCATGAACAGCCGCCACAAGCAGGTAAAGATATTTACCTGACGTTGGATCTCAGCCTGCAACTCTATATTGAAAAATTGCTGGCGGGCAGCCGGGCGGCAGTGATTGTCACCGACCCTCGCGATGCGGGGATACTGGCGATGGTGTCCACCCCCAGCTATGACCCGAACCCGTTTGTTGACGGCATTTCCGGCAAAGCTTACCGCTCGCTATTAAATGATCCGAACAGGCCGCTCATCAATCGCGCGACACAGGGCGCTTATCCGCCAGCGTCCACCGTCAAACCTTATATTGCGGTATCGGCTCTAAGCTCTGGCGTGATAACCCCTTACACGTCCCTGTTCGACCCCGGCTGGTGGCAACTACCCGGCTCGGAAAAACGCTTCCGTGACTGGAAAAAATGGGGTCATGGCCGCCTGAATTTAACCAAATCCCTTGAGGAATCCGCTGATACCTTTTTCTATCAAGTGGCGTATGACATGGGCATTGACCGTCTCTCTGAATGGATGACGAAATTCGGCTATGGCCGATTGACGGGTATCGATCTGCTGGAAGAACGTGCCGGTATCATGCCAACCCGCGAGTGGAAAATGAAGCACTACAAAAAACCGTGGTATCAAGGGGATACTATCCCTGTTGGTATCGGTCAGGGGTATTGGACAGCGACGCCGGTTCAGATGATGAAAGCGCTGACCACCCTGATTAACGACGGTCAGGTGAAGACGCCGCACCTGCTTAACAGCACGCTGGAGAACAATACTCAGGTGCCCTATCGTCAACCCGATCACCAGCAAATCGGCGATATTCGCTCAGGCTATTGGGAAATTGTCAAAGACGGCATGTACGGCGTTGCCAATCGCCAGAACGGTACGGCGCATAAGTTTTTTGCTGATTCCTCTTACAAGATTGCCGCCAAATCGGGGACAGCACAGGTCTTTGGGCTCAAGGAAAACGAGACCTATAACGCCAATCGCATTGCCGAAAGGCTGCGCGACCATAAATTAATGGTTGCCTTTGCCCCGTATAACAATCCTAAAGTCGCCATGTCGATTATTTTGGAAAACGGCGGGGCGGGCCCGGCGGTTGGGACAATTGTACGTCAGATCCTCGACCATATTATTCTTGGCGACAACAATACCAGCCTACCGGATGCACCACCATCGCCTCCGGGCAGTGAAACCGAGTAA
- the lipB gene encoding lipoyl(octanoyl) transferase LipB, producing the protein MALPLQSLSAVREANAVHNKIVVRQLGVQPYEPVSHAMHTFTEQRDSTSADELWLVEHLPVFTQGQAGKAEHILTPGDIPVIQSDRGGQVTYHGPGQQVMYVLVDIKRRKVGVRQLVSAIENTVIRTLAHYGVEAHARPEAPGVYVGEKKICSLGLRIRHGCSFHGLALNIAMDLSPFLRINPCGYAGMSMTQLSDLSANVTVVDTAKVMVNAFLAELGYSQCEWLQWPWSECGEPHPIPLPGEA; encoded by the coding sequence ATGGCACTGCCGCTGCAATCTCTCAGCGCAGTGCGCGAGGCTAACGCAGTGCACAATAAGATTGTCGTACGCCAGTTGGGCGTACAACCTTACGAACCCGTGTCGCATGCAATGCACACCTTCACAGAACAGCGGGACAGTACCAGCGCCGATGAGCTTTGGCTGGTCGAGCACCTACCGGTATTTACGCAGGGGCAGGCAGGAAAGGCAGAGCACATCTTAACCCCCGGTGATATTCCCGTCATACAAAGCGATCGCGGTGGTCAGGTAACTTATCACGGCCCCGGCCAGCAGGTGATGTACGTACTTGTCGATATAAAGCGTCGTAAAGTCGGCGTGCGCCAGTTAGTTAGCGCGATTGAAAATACCGTGATCCGTACTCTGGCACACTACGGCGTCGAGGCCCATGCTCGGCCAGAGGCACCGGGGGTCTACGTCGGCGAGAAAAAAATCTGCTCACTTGGGTTACGCATCCGCCACGGCTGCTCCTTTCACGGGCTGGCGCTGAATATCGCGATGGATTTATCGCCTTTTTTGCGTATCAATCCTTGCGGTTATGCGGGCATGAGTATGACGCAATTAAGCGACCTTTCGGCGAACGTCACGGTTGTGGATACCGCCAAAGTGATGGTCAACGCCTTCCTTGCAGAACTGGGTTATTCGCAGTGCGAATGGCTGCAATGGCCCTGGTCTGAATGCGGTGAACCTCACCCTATTCCGCTACCGGGCGAAGCCTGA
- the ybeD gene encoding DUF493 family protein YbeD: MKTKLNELLEFPCSFTYKVMGLAKPELVDKVVEVVQRHAPGDYHPQIKPSAKGNYHSVSITITATHIEQVETLYEELGNIEIVRMVL; this comes from the coding sequence ATGAAAACCAAACTCAATGAATTACTCGAATTCCCTTGTTCATTTACTTACAAGGTCATGGGGCTGGCAAAACCGGAGCTGGTCGATAAAGTGGTGGAAGTCGTCCAGCGCCACGCGCCCGGTGACTATCACCCACAGATTAAGCCGAGCGCCAAAGGCAATTATCATTCTGTCTCTATCACGATTACCGCGACCCATATCGAACAGGTAGAAACCCTCTACGAAGAACTGGGCAATATTGAAATCGTGCGTATGGTGCTGTAA
- the cspE gene encoding transcription antiterminator/RNA stability regulator CspE has translation MSKIKGSVKWFNESKGFGFITPEDGSKDVFVHFSAIQSNGFKTLAEGQRVEFEITSGAKGPSAANVIAI, from the coding sequence ATGTCTAAGATTAAAGGTAGCGTTAAGTGGTTTAATGAGTCCAAAGGATTCGGTTTCATTACTCCTGAAGATGGCAGCAAAGACGTATTCGTACACTTCTCTGCTATCCAGAGCAACGGTTTCAAAACCCTGGCTGAAGGTCAGCGCGTAGAGTTTGAAATCACCAGCGGCGCTAAAGGACCTTCTGCTGCTAACGTTATCGCTATTTAA
- the ypfM gene encoding protein YpfM, with protein MIEVELNNWKSFIDAMLRK; from the coding sequence ATGATCGAAGTCGAACTCAACAACTGGAAAAGCTTCATCGACGCAATGCTGCGTAAATGA
- the tatE gene encoding twin-arginine translocase subunit TatE — translation MEGISIAKLLVIGALIVLLFGTNKLRSLGSDLGTAIKGFKKAMNDEQPAAKSTPADEHPATITDNRQHKE, via the coding sequence ATGGAAGGTATCAGTATTGCCAAACTCTTAGTGATTGGCGCTTTGATTGTTCTGCTGTTCGGCACAAATAAGCTGCGCAGTCTGGGCAGTGATCTGGGCACGGCAATCAAAGGCTTCAAAAAAGCGATGAATGACGAACAACCTGCGGCAAAATCCACGCCAGCGGATGAGCATCCGGCAACCATTACGGATAACCGTCAGCACAAAGAGTAA
- the rlmH gene encoding 23S rRNA (pseudouridine(1915)-N(3))-methyltransferase RlmH yields MKLQLVAVGTKMPDWVQTGFTDYLRRFPKDMPFELTEVPAGKRGKNADIKRILEREGELMLAAVGKGNRIVTLDIPGTRWETPQLAQQLERWKQDGRDVSLLIGGPEGLAPQCKAAAEQSWSLSPLTLPHPLVRVLVAESLYRAWSITTNHPYHRE; encoded by the coding sequence ATGAAGCTGCAACTGGTCGCCGTTGGCACCAAAATGCCCGACTGGGTGCAGACTGGTTTTACCGACTACCTGCGTCGTTTTCCGAAAGATATGCCCTTTGAGCTCACAGAAGTGCCCGCTGGCAAACGCGGTAAAAATGCGGATATCAAGCGGATTCTGGAGCGTGAAGGTGAACTGATGCTGGCCGCTGTGGGAAAAGGCAACCGTATTGTTACGCTGGATATCCCCGGCACGCGTTGGGAAACGCCCCAGCTCGCGCAGCAACTGGAACGATGGAAACAAGACGGGCGCGATGTCAGCTTGCTGATAGGCGGCCCGGAAGGTCTGGCACCACAGTGCAAAGCCGCAGCGGAACAGAGCTGGTCGCTGTCACCGTTGACGCTGCCCCACCCGCTAGTCCGGGTGTTGGTCGCAGAGAGTTTGTATCGGGCCTGGAGCATTACCACCAATCACCCTTACCATCGGGAGTAA
- the lipA gene encoding lipoyl synthase, with amino-acid sequence MSKPIQIERGVKYRDADKMALIPVRTVATERQEMLRKPEWMKIKLPADSSRIQGIKDAMRRNGLHSVCEEASCPNLAECFNHGTATFMILGAICTRRCPFCDVAHGRPLTPDANEPEKLAQTIHDMGLRYVVITSVDRDDLRDGGAQHFADCISAIRRKSPNIRIETLVPDFRGRMDRALDILTATPPDVFNHNLENVPRLYRQVRPGADYEWSLKLLEKFKAAHPDIPTKSGLMVGLGETNEEIVEVMRDLRRHGVTMLTLGQYLQPSRHHLPVQRYVPPEEFDAMKAEAMAMGFTHAACGPFVRSSYHADLQAKGLEVK; translated from the coding sequence ATGAGTAAACCGATTCAGATCGAACGTGGCGTCAAATACCGTGATGCAGACAAGATGGCCCTGATCCCGGTACGAACCGTTGCCACCGAGCGTCAGGAAATGCTCCGCAAACCCGAATGGATGAAAATCAAGTTACCTGCGGACTCCAGCCGAATTCAGGGCATCAAAGACGCCATGCGTCGTAATGGTCTGCATTCGGTTTGTGAAGAAGCGTCCTGTCCTAATCTCGCGGAGTGTTTCAACCACGGCACGGCAACCTTTATGATTCTGGGCGCTATTTGTACCCGTCGCTGCCCATTCTGCGACGTGGCTCATGGCCGCCCCCTTACCCCCGATGCCAACGAGCCTGAAAAATTGGCCCAGACCATTCACGATATGGGGCTACGCTACGTCGTAATTACCTCTGTCGATCGCGATGATCTTCGTGATGGTGGCGCACAGCATTTCGCTGATTGCATCAGTGCCATTCGGCGCAAGAGCCCCAATATCCGCATTGAAACGCTGGTGCCTGATTTTCGTGGACGAATGGATCGCGCATTAGATATTTTAACCGCCACTCCACCGGATGTGTTTAACCATAATCTGGAGAATGTCCCTCGCCTCTATCGCCAGGTTCGACCGGGAGCGGATTATGAGTGGTCGCTAAAACTCCTGGAAAAATTCAAGGCGGCGCACCCCGATATCCCGACTAAATCCGGCCTGATGGTCGGATTAGGTGAAACCAACGAGGAAATCGTCGAGGTCATGCGTGATTTGCGTCGTCATGGTGTAACCATGCTGACGCTTGGACAGTATTTACAGCCAAGCCGTCATCATCTGCCCGTTCAGCGCTATGTACCGCCAGAAGAGTTTGATGCGATGAAAGCCGAAGCGATGGCAATGGGCTTTACTCACGCAGCCTGTGGGCCGTTTGTGCGCTCTTCTTATCACGCTGATCTACAGGCAAAAGGGCTTGAAGTGAAGTAG